TGAATCCATTTAGCCCATATATTGATCACACTTTATTAAAGGCAACCGCTACAAAAGAAGATATCATTACTCTCTGCAAAGAAGCCGAAAAATATGATTTTTTCTCAGTTTGTGTAAACAGTTCTTTTGTTTCAACCGCTAAAAAAGCTTTAAACAACTCCAAGGTTAAAGTATGTTCGGTGGTAGGATTTCCTCTAGGAGCCATGAGTACAGAAGCTAAAGTTGCCGAAACACAGAGCGCTTTAAAAGACGGGGCCGACGAAATTGATATGGTTATCAATATCGGACTCTTAAAAAGTAAAGATTACCAAGCCGTAGAACACGACATTGCCGCTATAAAACATATCATGCCCCACCAGGTTTTAAAGGTAATTCTAGAAACCTGTTATTTAGAAGACTCGGAAATTTTAAAAGCTAGTGAAATTGCTATAAAAGCAGGAGCCGATTTTATTAAAACTTCTACAGGTTTTGGCACACGTGGCGCCAGCACCAATGATATTAAAATTATGAAAAGTGCTTGTACTAAGGATACTAAAATTAAAGCTTCAGGAGGTATTCGAGACGCAGAAACCGCCTTACATTACATTAATCTAGGTGTAAAACGCTTAGGTACCTCGTCTGGAATCG
This genomic interval from Tamlana carrageenivorans contains the following:
- the deoC gene encoding deoxyribose-phosphate aldolase translates to MNPFSPYIDHTLLKATATKEDIITLCKEAEKYDFFSVCVNSSFVSTAKKALNNSKVKVCSVVGFPLGAMSTEAKVAETQSALKDGADEIDMVINIGLLKSKDYQAVEHDIAAIKHIMPHQVLKVILETCYLEDSEILKASEIAIKAGADFIKTSTGFGTRGASTNDIKIMKSACTKDTKIKASGGIRDAETALHYINLGVKRLGTSSGIAIVNGTTSNSNY